In Ensifer adhaerens, a genomic segment contains:
- a CDS encoding Dihydrodipicolinate synthetase family protein — MKDVLTGILPVAPTPFTADGRVDEDGMRRVLDCMIDQGVDAICILANYSEQFVLSDEERALLTKLSVEHVAGRVPVIVTISHFATNIVVERAKYAQSLGASMVMMMPPYHGVGLVPAPLGIYEHFKAVSDAISIPIMIQDAPISGASLPVDMLVKMAKEIENVSYFKIEVPFAADKLAALIEAGGPEIVGPFDGEEAVTLLADLDAGATGTMTSAMFPEKIRPIVIDYRAGRIDAALAQWQRCLPLVNHENRQCGLRAAKTVMMEGGVIKSDYVRHPLKPMSDRTKQRLLSLARDLDVLALKWGK, encoded by the coding sequence ATGAAAGATGTTTTGACAGGCATTCTGCCCGTTGCCCCGACGCCGTTCACGGCCGACGGTCGCGTTGATGAAGACGGCATGCGCCGCGTGCTCGATTGCATGATCGACCAGGGTGTCGATGCGATCTGCATTCTGGCCAACTACTCCGAACAGTTCGTGCTGTCGGACGAAGAGCGCGCGCTTCTCACCAAGCTCTCCGTGGAGCACGTCGCCGGCCGCGTTCCGGTGATCGTCACGATCAGCCACTTCGCAACGAACATCGTTGTCGAGCGCGCCAAATATGCGCAGAGCCTTGGCGCCTCGATGGTCATGATGATGCCGCCTTACCACGGCGTTGGCCTCGTGCCGGCCCCGCTCGGCATCTATGAGCATTTCAAGGCCGTGTCGGACGCGATCTCTATCCCGATCATGATCCAGGATGCGCCGATCTCGGGTGCATCGCTCCCCGTCGACATGCTGGTCAAGATGGCGAAGGAGATCGAGAACGTTTCCTACTTCAAGATCGAAGTGCCGTTTGCAGCCGACAAGCTGGCGGCGTTGATCGAAGCAGGCGGTCCGGAAATCGTGGGCCCGTTCGACGGCGAGGAAGCAGTGACCCTGCTGGCGGACCTCGACGCCGGCGCAACGGGCACGATGACCTCGGCCATGTTCCCGGAAAAGATCCGCCCGATCGTGATCGACTATCGCGCCGGCCGGATCGATGCGGCGCTGGCCCAGTGGCAGCGCTGCCTGCCGCTCGTCAACCATGAGAACCGCCAGTGCGGCCTGCGCGCTGCCAAGACGGTGATGATGGAAGGCGGGGTCATCAAGAGCGATTATGTTCGTCATCCGCTGAAGCCGATGTCGGATCGCACCAAGCAGCGCCTGTTGTCACTGGCGCGTGATCTTGATGTGCTTGCTCTGAAATGGGGCAAGTGA